The Acropora muricata isolate sample 2 chromosome 7, ASM3666990v1, whole genome shotgun sequence genomic interval CTAATGATTAAGAAGCCAccttcaaaaataccataatactctttgttgcTTCCCCCAGCATTTTGCATAGTATTGCTTATATTTTCTCTTGAGGCCatagtaagtcccaggagaaattTTAGTCAGCAAATTAAACGAGCTCAATGCAATGTGTTAGGTGGGTAGAATTCTGGCACCTTTCCATTCCGTGTAATTGAACAGACGAGTTTATTTATATCTTCTTCATTGATCTCTGAATTGCGGATGGGAGGATTAGCCGGCCAACAAATGCAATGACACGCAATTTCAGCTGAGCAATTTgttacgtcatcagcgtgctccatATGGTTATGGACGCTCGCCAATGACGCATTGGTGAAATGTGCGTCTGTAAGCCTTCCAAAGGTTTGGAGAGACTAAAATTTACCAAAGTAGTATCAATGTTATAAAACAGGCGGTTCTTGCTCAGCTAgaggaagttgctaagcactcgagaAACTAAAGTCGCACTCTATTATGGTGTCTTCGTTCTTAGCAGCCTCCCACGTGCATCCATAAATTGACGGATGGACGCTAACCATCAACCAATTGTTCAAAAGACGAAAAAATGAAACGAAGAAAAGAAATAGCAATAACATAACTCGTAGTATAATTTCGTCTTCCTTTCAGGTATTGCGTAACAGCTTAGAGATGGATACTTTTCTTTGGTTCTGGATTGTTTTTACGATTTGTGATGTTGTTGAGAAAACGATGGCCCAGCAATGCTCATCTGAAAGGTCAATCAGCGGATGGATGTTGCAACGACACGTCTATAAAACAGCGTTGGCCGATATTGGACTTCACTGTTTGTCAAGCTGCGGCACAGATGTCCGTTGCCagagcttcaattttgtgatgTCTTCTCATGTGTGTGAGTTTAATGATCGAACCAAAGAAGCCAAGCCTGAAGATTTCATTCCTGATCCAGACagatattatttcaaaaaacCTGTCAATCGAGGTAACTTGaatgttattaattttgtctccAACAAAAGTGCATCGTCAAATAAGTGATTCTATCTTTGTTTGATCCTTATAAGTCCAACTGGGTTCCATACCTGAGCTAGCAGCCGAGTCCTGTAAGGAAATTAAGATGAGCGAGGAAGAAGCAACCAGCGGCATGTATTGGCTGTCTTCAATAAATCCGGGTATTCCATCAATTGCATTTTGCAACATGACAACTGAAGGTAATTAAAATGACATATGACCTCCAGTTATAAGGtgttggttttattttattataattatccaTATGTCATCATCATTGattgtagtcctgagaaggactgttgttggtgactgacgtttcgacgacTTGTGCGGAAACCATcgtcagagtcaagtggtagtttCAATCAGTTGAAAATTCGAAAACACTAGTGAACGATTTCAATGGTCAGTAGACCGAATGACCGAGTAGCCGCTGGTAAATgagtgatgtgattggctgtgaagatgTGAGCGGAGACAGGTtttgcaaatagatgggttgtaaaatgaataataactAAAGTGtcactgtttcctgttgagtaattGTTTGTAAGATGCGGGAATAGGTTGACagcgatttagggcagtttctTCTAAGTTAGTTAACCatctttcgagtgtaattcatTGATAGTAGTCgatactgtaggttaaacacgtagcacaGACCCAGTCGCTAGTGTGGCTTGCCTTTAAGTGGTGTTCGACGATGGTATTGTTGAGGtatatcgtccttatccgagatgACTAGAGAGTCTAAGCGTTTGCAGATGCaatacaaaggcagcactttccaCTCAGTCTTCTAAAGACCCTGAGTACTGGATCGGCAAGGGCTCCACCCAGGACCTCCCGCGCAGGGAT includes:
- the LOC136923850 gene encoding protein kinase C-binding protein NELL2-like — translated: MDTFLWFWIVFTICDVVEKTMAQQCSSERSISGWMLQRHVYKTALADIGLHCLSSCGTDVRCQSFNFVMSSHVCEFNDRTKEAKPEDFIPDPDRYYFKKPVNRVQLGSIPELAAESCKEIKMSEEEATSGMYWLSSINPGIPSIAFCNMTTEDINECTSSPPACNINAQCSNTIGSYRCTCNPGYAGNGKTCTGAQFRKGNVIRGCTKKSN